The DNA segment AAGCCGGCCAACGCTCGCCACACAGAGCCACAGAAGCCCGCCGGGGGTGAAAAGTATAATTTAATaactaattaatttaattattatttgttaaGCTACAATCTACATCGGTGCATCCATCTTGCCCGCAAATGGAGAACGGTGCATCGGCACCGGCTTGTCCGGCGCTCTATGGGAATAGTGGCGCAGTGGATGCTCGCACCAGCGCGTGCGTGTTTTGCAGTCACAGGTGGCCATAGACATGTACACATAGGTGCATCCCGCATATGCTCAAGAATGGCGAAAGCGCACACACTGCCCGCGTAGGTCAATTTGTAGCATAATCGGAAATTAAGAATCATTCAGTGCGCTCGCCCCCGCCATAGCGAAGTGGGAACGCATTCTCTTGGTCGCATCTTCTGTGTAACCGACCGTTCGGATCGGCAGGCGGTTGTGTAGAGctggcgaacaaaaaaaaacacaggcgCACAATTAATTGCATTTTGTACTGGCGATGGTATGTGAAGCGTTACTGTTACCTTCTTCCCTTACCGCTAGACTGCACGACGCATCGACGCATCGTGTCGGACCATTAGTCGGGCGGTCAGAATCGGCCGATTGGCGGCAGCTGCGTTTGGAGTCGATCGCGCGTATGATTGAACCCTGCCGATTCCCGATTTGGGCCGGCGAGATCCTGCGGACGGCCGTGGGTGGTAGATGTGATTCTGGTCGTCACGATCtgcgtgtatatgtgtgtgtgctcgtctCCGCCtacaaaaaagaggaagaagtttTGTTGAAGATGCTTTCCGTTAGTTGGTGTACCGCTTCCTCCACACTGCATctcgcgttttttttgcttttgctctaCTGCGAGCCTCTCTCCCCATAACAATAAAGCAATTGGAAACCAGCACTGGATGCGACCTAACCCAGACCTCGGACGACCTAGCCCCCCGGAGAGGGTGGCCGCTGCTCACGCCAGCGtcacgtgtgcgtgtgtgtgtgtggaacggTCGCGACTGCACACACTCTTTtaatttcttccttttttgtcaCTAATTGAAACGATTATCGAAAGTTTATCGAGCGGCAGCGACCCAACCGGTCCCTAGAAACTCCCTATCCCTCACCGACCAATTGCCCCCGTGCCAAACGTTGGAATGGTTTTATTTGTACAGCGGGAACGGAAGGGTAAGCTTATCACCTAGCTGAAGTGAACGGACGATTCATCTTTATGGACGGATAACCCATTCCCAGGTTGGCACGATTGGGCCCGCGATGGGAACTCCCCATCGGACTCTGGGAAGTTCGACTGAACATCCATCGATTAGGGatcgatttgtgtgtgtgtgtcggaagTCGCGCTGCTCAATCGTAATGCAAACCCCCTCTCTTGACATTGCACCCCAAAAAGGGCAGCCAAAAGGGTCAACCGGCGGCGGTACTGGTTCACAGATCAGTGGAAGGTTGTGAGAAAAAATAGTCGCCCGCAGTGATTATGGGCgtttaatgaaatttattGTCTTGCACGAGCgtgaatgtatttttttaatgtggtTTTGACTGAAATTTGCCTGTCGAGAAGTGACCCACATACTTCTCGGTAGGCAAATTAAGCATCGTAATGAGCTGCACGAAGTAGCTTCATGCACAGGAGGGAACAGTATTTGAGTGTATTCGATTTCCTCCTACCCTGGATACTTGTGAATTGGCCTGACTTTTGAACTTGACTTGGCTTGTCGTGTGGATAGTGGTCTTAGTATCACAGTGATTACTTCTActttctttcatttatttgtttgtctttcTTTCGAcgtcgtcttcttcttcgtttttcaatgtcttcttcttctacttcttcttcttgttcgtTGCTGtcgctttcttctttcttgtattttcttcttcttgttattCTTCTTAATCTTATCACGTGAAGGTACATACTGGCCTCATGTGGACTTGCTAGAATTATTAGTCAATCTATAAAAAACACGTTCCTTCTTGGTTGTCTGAAATCCAGGGAAAACAGTAAAGCTCTGCTTGCAACAGACGTTGTTTCTCACTGGAGTCACTCAAAGATTCGTTCTTCCCCAGATAGATACGACATGATACCACATTTAGCTACGACATGAAAGCACATACTGGCCTCATGTGGACTTGCTAGAATTATTAGTTGTTCCCCAGAGTAATCCGAAGTTTTGTTGTTCCTCTGATAGATCCTTAGATACTGTACGTATTTTACCGAAAAAATTGCTATCATTTCCAAATCTAACGGTAACTATACGATACAAAATGATATAGAAAGATTCTATATGGACATAACGTAAACGTCGCGGTTACAGTCTTCTGTTTGTATATCTCCTTCACATATCTCAGTGTTTTTAAGtatgtttttgcttgttttgggTTCAAATGTCAGTGGACATAGAAAACTCCCACTTCAGGTTCTTCAGCTCACTTGTGCGAGACTTTCAGTGTGATCAATATCCAAGCTTGACCGAAGCATCAACATTAATATCACAATTGCACAACCGTAGTAATTCGATCCGAGTCACGGCTTATCTGTCAACCAGTTTATCCCCGTTCCAAAGCACGGCAACATTCTAGAACCGGCGGTTTATCCTCCGGCGGAGTCACGATGCACCGAACGACCCGCGAACGTTCTTTCCGCTTGCCAAATATGGTTCAAACTttatgacacacacacacacactgctcccGATCATCCACCATTGAGATAGCGTAATCAGCTTTCCCGTACGTGATCGATCATCCGCCGGTGGCGTGCTAAATGCTCGCCGAAACTGCTATTAAATTCCGCGGTAGTATTACCCCCACCCTAGGGGGTGGTATTTGATAAACAATGGACCAACACGACGACGCATTAGCAGCTCTCCTGTGGTGGGATTATGCTACCTGCGATTTTATTTATCGCGTTTGCTTATCACGTGTTAAACCACTGTCATAAACCAAGCCACCCGATAGCCACCCGGGGAGTGGCAGCGGGGGTCCGATTTCGGCTAACCTGATTACCTACCAGTAAACCAGTGTTCCGGTGGCAGTGGGTGCGGTGATCGGAGCAATTAGGAGCGCCTGGGCTATCTTATCGCAGCATAACCATCTAGCACAAACGCGAGAATCGAACCTGGAAAGAGGTGCGACCACGACGCGTGCGTGCTCCACACCTCTGGACCTCCGGTCGTAAACGGACAAAGGTTGCCCACCTACCGCTCGTCGGATGCGTCTGCCACTCCATTGGCCATTAAATTCAATCACGTTTTGCTATGAGCCGAGATGCTTCTCCAATGCTGAGACGCGCTACTGTTCGCACAAAGCGAAGAAAGCAGTTGATAAGGGAGAACCATATTGAAGCTTGGTTGCAAACACTAAAGGGTCGGGAGAAGGTGGCCCGAAAGGGAAAGGGGCAAGGCCACAGCACGGCTCGCGACTACGTCGCACACCACAAACACCAGTGGTTAGCATCGCGTAGCTGATGCGCTGATTGATATTATGTTTTTGCTAGCGATAAGAAACCAACACCGTGTAACGCAATCGTACTGTTGGCGCGCTCCGCGGTGGTTATCGATAGACGGACTGACAGTATCGCTATCAGTGAGTGGGACGCGTTGCCTGCGGCCGTATAAAAGCTGCTCGGGGACGCCACGAACCGGTACAGTTTGGACAAGTGCTCCAACGGGCATCAAACGTTTTGCGACAACCAGTGACAACCGAAGCGAAAATGCGCGCGTTCGTGTGCATGCTGTTGGCGGCCATGGCCGTGGCAGTGAGCGGCCAGTTCGATACGCACCAGTGGGGCGATCGGAGCGGCATCGTGCATCTGTTCGAGTGGAAGTGGAACGACATCGCGGCGGAGTGCGAGAACTTCCTCGCGCCGAACGGGTACGCCGGCGTGCAGGTGTCGCCGCCGACCGAGAATGCGGTCGTGTGGAGCCCGCGCCGCCCGTGGTGGGAGCGCTACCAGCCGATCTCGTACAACCTGAACACCCGCTCGGGCAGCGAGGCCGAGTTCGCGAGCATGGTGCGCCGCTGTAACGCGGTCGGTGTGCGCATCTACGTCGATCTGGTCATCAACCACATGGCGGCGATCAGCACGAACGGCGGTACGGGCGGTTcgtcggccaacgccggcgcCATGCAGTTCCCGGCCGTGCCGTACGGTCCGAACGACTTCAACCCGGTGTGCACGATCACCAACTACAACGATCCGATCATGGTGCGCAACTGCCAGCTGGTCGGACTGCCCGATCTGAACCAGGGTAACAGCTGGGTGCGCGACAAGATCGTCGAGCTGATGAACAAGATGATCAACTACGGTGTCGCCGGGTTCCGTGTCGACGCGGTCAAGCACATGTGGCCCGGCGATCTGCAGGCCATCTACAGCCGCATGGCCAACCTGCCGACCGACCAAGGATTCCCGCCGAACGCGCGCCCCTTCATCACGCAGGAGGTGATCGATCTGGGCGGCGAAGCGATCAGCAAGAACGAGTACACGCACCTCGGCACGGTGACGGAGTTCCGCTTTTCCGCCGAGATTGGCAAGGCTTTCTACGGGCGCAATCAGCTGCGCTGGCTCGCGAACTGGGGCCCCGAGTGGGGCTTCCTGCCGTCGCATCTGGCCCTCGTGTTCGTTGACAACCACGACAACCAGCGCGGTCACGGTGCGGGCGGTTCCGATGTGCTCACGCACAAGGTCCCGAAGAACTACAAGATGGCGAACGCGTTCATGCTGGCCCATCCGTTCGGTATTCCGCGCATCATGAGCTCGTTCTTCTTCAACGACGGTGACCAGGGACCGCCGTCCGACGGCGACGGCAACCTGAGCTCGCCGACCTTCAACGCGGACGGCTCGTGCGGCGGTGGCTGGGCTTGCGAGCACCGGTGGCGCCAGATCTACAACATGGTTGGGTTCCGCAATGCCGTCGCCGGCACCTCGCTGAACGACTGGTGGGACAACGGTGGCAACCAGATTGCGTTCTGCCGCGGCGGCCGCGGCTTCGTCGCCTTCAACCTGGAGGGCTACGATCTGAACCAGAGCCTGCAGACGTGCCTGCCGGCCGGCACGTACTGCGATGTGATTTCGGGCAGCAAGTCGGGCAGCAGCTGCACGGGCGCTAGCGTCACCGTTGGTGGTGACGGTCGCGCTAACATCTTCATCTCCGCCAACGCGGACGACGGTGTGCTGGCCATCCACGCGAACGTAAGTATTGGCGGTTGGAGGTGAACGTTGTAGACGGTGAACCTAACcttctgtttttcttctctctttctttttagtCCCGACTGTAAACATCGACCTTCGTGATGCGTTCGCGAGACGCACTCCACTAAGCATCCTTTTTTGAAAAGTGtacaaattttgaaataaaatctagtgcaataaaaaaaacaacaacgttaAATTCAATTTCTAATCAGCTGTGAAagcctctctttctctcttgtgAAAGTCTCTACTCTGccccacaaaacaaacactttcGTCCGCGTGACCCAGTTCTTGCGTGTAACGGGTTTCGTACTGCCGTCCTCTGCACCACCGGTGGCCCTTcaaaagcgaaagcaaaatCCCTCGGTGCTGGGACGATCGTTTGCAAATGATACCGTTTTACAATTAATGACAACCAACTAACCGTAAGCTCCTCGCCACCATTCCACCACTGTTGGCTCCCTATCAGGCAGCATTTGCTTTACTTTGTGTCTAAGATCTTTAACCTAGCACCGGTTCAGCAGGCACGGAGCAGACAGCCAGAGCGTCCGCCGAGCAAAACCGGCGAGGAAAAGGGCAAACCGCCAAGGACTGGTGGATGGGCCTTTGGAAATTGTATCGCCACAACAATTGGACACGGCAGCGGGAGTTTGGGGATTTGGAAATTTTTGGCCAGACCCTTCTACCCTCAGCTCTATTCCTCCTCCTCATGCAAAGCTTCAACCCAGAACAGTGCGTGAAGGTTTTGAGTTCTGTGTATAATTTAAATGTCAAATGTACATCACGGCGCTTCCGTAGCTGAAGCCTCCTCCGGGCAGATCGGCCGGGTGTACCTGCTTTCATGGACCTTGGCCCCGGGTCTGGGGCTCCCACTGGACTCCCCAATAGAAAGGATGGCCTATTAAAGGTTATGCGGCTGTttgtctgagtgtgtgtgtgtgttgctcaaTTCCTTTTCCCCTCAACtcgaaaaatagaaaaaaaaaccatgccTTCCTGAATGGAGAGCGCCAGAAGCGGCTGCTGCCGCGTAAATGAACCAAACCTTTGGTTGTGGAATCTCATTGTCTCGTGAGGCACTTTTAGCATTCGTGAGGTCGCTTCGCTTCTTTCACGCGGTGGCCGGATCAGGCTGGTGGCCGGAGGGACGGTGGTAATGCGAGATGCCGTGCGTGCGATGCGCCAGTGTGTAGTAAGTAcgctactgtgtgtgtgtgtggctcgcTTGACGTCAGTCACATAGACCCTCATCGGGCAGCGCGGGATGCGGAAACGTTTGAGCGGCCAATTGGTGGGCTtggtggtgcgttttttttttgttatattcgGGACTACGGAAACCAAGAGGAGTGAAACAAACGCGCACACTCACACCTTCACCTACGCCAAAGTGGGAAGGGGTTTTGGGGAGATTTAATCAACCGCGCGCTATTAATCGTGTGAATTGGGTTAAAACTGACCTTTACTTGGATGCGCTGCAATCTTGGACGAGCCCGCCCGAGATGCAGACCTGgtgcgctcacacacacacacacacacacacacacgctgacaCGCTCATCCCGCAAACCATTAACGGCTGTTGGACGGGAACGGCCCCGTGGCTGGTGGTGGCCCCGAAAGCCACCTTCAAACGTCGTCCGTGCCAAGATCGTACCTTAATTGTTCATCAAGCGTTTGTTCCCAGCGACCCGGGGCACACCACCGCGGTCAAACCGAACCGTGGTGGTGTGACTTTAACCGAATAGAAAAAGCATTACAACGACtttaaaaaaagacacatCGATTCTCCGTAAAAACGGGTTGGCGATGAGATCGGTGGGGTGGAGTTTGAAAGCGATTCGGAAAATGCACCGCACAACAACAATGCCATAATTGGTGGGGAAAGTTTCGGCTCCTGACACCTATAATACAACCCCATGCAGACCACCGCAATGTGGGgttggttttttcttctttcgcccGCTTTTGGGGAGTTAAAGTGTCaatcattaaaaaacaaaaaatgctcacACTCTGCCCTGTGCGATGATGGTAAGCGTAGCGATGTGTTATTACCGATTGGTCGATAAGCATCAACCGCTTCCGAACTGGGCGCATCCGTTCAATGGGAATGTATGTTGCACCGCACAAAGCAGCATTTAATTTTCGGGCTCACGGGCTCATCATTGTTGCCACCGTTGTGCACAGATTGGTTTGGGTTATCAAACAACGTTCATGATGAAGCAT comes from the Anopheles coluzzii chromosome 2, AcolN3, whole genome shotgun sequence genome and includes:
- the LOC120951142 gene encoding alpha-amylase A-like — encoded protein: MRAFVCMLLAAMAVAVSGQFDTHQWGDRSGIVHLFEWKWNDIAAECENFLAPNGYAGVQVSPPTENAVVWSPRRPWWERYQPISYNLNTRSGSEAEFASMVRRCNAVGVRIYVDLVINHMAAISTNGGTGGSSANAGAMQFPAVPYGPNDFNPVCTITNYNDPIMVRNCQLVGLPDLNQGNSWVRDKIVELMNKMINYGVAGFRVDAVKHMWPGDLQAIYSRMANLPTDQGFPPNARPFITQEVIDLGGEAISKNEYTHLGTVTEFRFSAEIGKAFYGRNQLRWLANWGPEWGFLPSHLALVFVDNHDNQRGHGAGGSDVLTHKVPKNYKMANAFMLAHPFGIPRIMSSFFFNDGDQGPPSDGDGNLSSPTFNADGSCGGGWACEHRWRQIYNMVGFRNAVAGTSLNDWWDNGGNQIAFCRGGRGFVAFNLEGYDLNQSLQTCLPAGTYCDVISGSKSGSSCTGASVTVGGDGRANIFISANADDGVLAIHANSRL